The stretch of DNA GCCCatccccctgccccctccccccggGGTGAGTCTCCGAGGGGGTCAGCTGGACTGGGGGGGGGGCGGCTGTCGCCCCCTAGACTGGCAAATCGGGAAGGTGAGGAGCGGGTGAGAGGGTGGAGCTAGACTgggaaggccttgaatgccaggctaaggagaGAGAAGGTGCTTCTGAAGGCCCTAGGGAGCCATAGCAGTTGGCCAAGAATTAAGGAGTGAGGGCAGAGCCACGGCCGAACTAGGCTCCCGGGAGGGAGGACACCGGGGTGTCTGCGCCTGGAGCAGAGTGCTTTAGGGGTTGCCCCGAGGTCCCGGGGAGCAGCGGAGCTTGTGGAGGAAGGGGGTGACAGGTTGGGGCCCCATAATCCCTGTGGAGGCGGAGCTACTGCCTCAGTCCGGGGGAGGGGGCGTCCCTGGCTCCTCTGAGCCCCCCACTCTGGGGGCCCTCCAGGGGCTTCATCTCAGGCTGGAGCCGGGGCCCCACTCCCCTCTGCGGGCTTCCCGGCTCCCTCCCAGCGGCCCTGCCGCCCCGTCCAGGCTGGCCCCCGATTCCCGCCTGAACCCCCATCGAAGCCTCCTGGGCACCGGCAACTACGACGTGAACGTGATCATGGCGGCCCTCCAGGGCCTCGGCCTGGCGGCTGTGTGGTGGGACCGACGGAGGTGAGAGCGGTGGCTGGGCAGGGGGGAGCCCCAGGGGCACCCCCAGCGTGCCCCCTCACTCAGCGAGCCCTCCTCCCTCTCCGCAGGCCCCTGAGCCAGCTGGCCTTGTCCCAGGTCCTGGGCTTCATCCTCAACCTCCCCTCGCCCATCTCCCTGGGCCTGCTGTCCCTCCCGCTGCAGCGGCGGCACTGGGTGGCTCTGCGCAAGGTGGGCGGCATCTACTACAACCTGGACTCCAAGCTCCGGGAGCCCGTGGCGCTGGGGGGCGAGGACGAGCTCAGGTGAGGGTGCTTCTGCGGAGGCCCTGGAGGCTCTGGGAGGCCCTGGGAGGTTAGGGGAGGCCCTGGGTGCCCCAGGGAGGCTCTGGGTGCCTCAGGGAGGCCCTGGGAGGTTAGGGGAGGCCCTGGGTGNCCCTGGGAGGTTAGGGGAGGCCCTGGGTGCCTCAGGGAGGCTCTGGGAGGTTAGGGGAGGCCCTGGGTGCCTCAGGGAGGCTCTGGGTACATGGGCCAGAGGGCCCAGGAGGACCGGAGGggtaaaagggaggggaggatgCAGGAAGGATGCTGAGGCCGGCGGGGCCCCTGTCTCCCCCAGGGACTTCCTCTCTGCTGCCATGGCCCAGGGCCCCTGCGAGGTGCTCCTGGTGGTGACCAAAGACATTGAAGAATCCGGTGGCTGGCTGCAGGCGGCCTGAGGCTCAGGCCCCCCAGCCTGGGCGGGCAGCCCCATGACTACCTCTCCCTGCCACACTGCGGTGGGGCTGCCCCAGCCTCCCCCGTCTCTGGAGAGTGCCAGGAGGGGGCGTGCCTGGCCGGCCCTGGGGCCCTCCGGTGGCTTTGAGCCACTTCAGCCTTATCTGCCTTCACCCCCTCCAGGC from Gracilinanus agilis isolate LMUSP501 unplaced genomic scaffold, AgileGrace unplaced_scaffold47346, whole genome shotgun sequence encodes:
- the LOC123255486 gene encoding josephin-2-like, encoding GLPRGPGEQRSLWRKGVTGWGPIIPVEAELLPQSGGGGVPGSSEPPTLGALQGLHLRLEPGPHSPLRASRLPPSGPAAPSRLAPDSRLNPHRSLLGTGNYDVNVIMAALQGLGLAAVWWDRRRPLSQLALSQVLGFILNLPSPISLGLLSLPLQRRHWVALRKVGGIYYNLDSKLREPVALGGEDELRDFLSAAMAQGPCEVLLVVTKDIEESGGWLQAA